Genomic window (Alligator mississippiensis isolate rAllMis1 chromosome 7, rAllMis1, whole genome shotgun sequence):
cttccccaacccccacgCCCCGCCCAATCAGCGCGCGGGAGCCTAACATCGCGCCCCGCCATTGGCTACCTCTCCCCCCCTCAGCACTTCCCTAGAACGCGCTTCCCCATTGGCCGGCGCCGGAAGCCGCGCGGATTGGCTCGGCTCCGTCCGGGGGGAGCTGTGCCGATTGGGCGCCGACCCTGCgcgggggcgggccgggccgcggCGCGGGCTGCGATTGGCTCCAGCGGGGCGCGGAGGGCGGGGCGAAAggcggaggtggggaggggcgcGGGGACGCCGCGCTCACTCCGTCGTTGCAGGCCGAGGCGCCAGTCGCAGCCTCCCGCGCCGCCGCCATCATGGTCAAGCTCGCCAAGGTGAGGCCCGGCCTAGCCTGGCCCTGcgcccgcgcccggccccggGGAGGAGAAGCGAagggggaagcgggggggggggggagcaagacCGCGGTTGGGGGGGCGCGGCCACGTGGTGTCCCCGCGCAcgtggcccccccccccggccgggcCTCGTGGTGTGGGccgcagggtgggggggggcgggaaacTGCACCTTGGAGACTGACTGGAGCAGGGCACACGTGTTGGGGGGGCAGCCACgtggggggatggggcctagcctgggggaggggggcaaatttATCCCgaaattggaggggggggggaaggcagacgCGCCTGACGCGCCGGCTCCTTTCCCGTCTCTCAGAACGCGAAGAATCAAGTCAAGCAGAAGAAAGCTGCTCctgcgccgctgccgccgcccaAAAACGTGGACGACAGCGAGGAAGAGGAGTCCTCCGAGGAGGAAGAGagcagcagcgaggaggaggTGATCGCCCTTCTCTCCCGCGACTCGAGTCGCTTCATCCTTCCCAAAACGGGGAGGGGGCCTTAATCCTTCCCTAAaccaagcggggggggggcacttaaTCCTTTCCTaaactgggtggggggagggggtggcagaaGCAAAGAGCCATTATTTGAAGAGGGGTATTTTGGGTCTTGCTGAATAACcttatggggggggggcgggggggtcacCTTTTTGGCTGCTTGGTTCCAAAATGCATTTAGTCCGTGGTACTTGCGGGGCCCGGATGTGGTCTGCCGGCAACGGATTGAGCATCTCTGGTGTAGCCTTTTGTATCCGTCCTCCATAAAGTTGGGTGCCTTAAttatcctcccctccccccccccccaagttttgcAGAGCATCACAGAGGACACTGTTCATAGCCACCTTGCTGACAGCTCTGAAAATTGGCACGTCCAGGACACGATTTGTCCCGGAGTTACCGTGTTACGGGAATGAACAGGCGTGATGATACAACGCGCGCAAACGTAGCGTGCGTGTTCCTAATCCGCGCGCAAATGAAGGGTAGCTGTTAACGGGCAGAGTGGCTCGGCCCTTGGGCAGGAAAGGCCAAACCTCCAGCTTATTAGAGGCCCCGGCACATGGTCTCATTTGTGGGTTGTGACTTCGGTAGCTGACAGTTTGAAACCAGCTTTCTGAAGCACGTGTAGGAGTTGCTTAATCATTCCTCGCTCGGTGTTCCCCTCTCTAAGGTGGTGGTTCCTCAGAAGAAAGTAGTTGTGAAAGCAGCAGGCACACCTGGCaaaaaagcagctgcagctgcctctcctgGAAAAAAGCCTGCCCCTCCTGCTAAGAAGGTAGCGACTCCACCGGTGAAGAAGGCTGCTGCTCCGGCCAAAGGAgcgaaaaatggaaaaaatgccaAGAAAGAGGAGAGCGAGGAAGAAGAAGATGATGACAGCGAGGGGGATGAAGAGGACTCTGGTAAGACAACAGTCatgcagttctcaacctttttactcTCAAGCCACCTTCCGTAACTCTTAGGAATTGAGCGGCATCCCATTCAGAAACTAATTTCTTTATTGCAGTGCTTACCACCTGGCAGACGGCGCAGGCAggcgtagattcatagattggaagggGCTTCgcaagatcgagtccagcccccctgccttaggcaggaaaGACGACTGGAATCAAGAACAGGAGGTGGAGCCTGCCCTTAGCTGCTTCTCTCCTCTCACTTTCTGCAGTGCCTCAGGGTGCCTGGGCACACTGGTTGGGCATCGCCAGTCTATCAGTAGTTTGGCTATCTTCAACGAGTACACTAAGATGGTCCAGTCCAGCTGCTTGTGCATTTTCCATCGCAGCTCTGTTGTGCAGTTCAGCACATCTAGTAGTCAAGTGGCACAGGTCTGGCGTAGCATCAAGATGGGGGCAGTGAAAGAAAGATAGGCAAGCTTAATGTTGGAGCTGTATGGAAGCACATGGCATTGGCTCTGTCAGTATTTACGTGATGCTTAAACTGACGATTAGCCCTCTGTTTCCAGAGCTTCTAACTGGACCCAAGTTGGTGAGATGTTAAAGTTTCAGTCAAGGCTGTAGTAACAATAACGTGCTCGGTTGTAGTTTGCAGAACACTGAGTAATTGGCTGTTGTTACAGATGagtccgaggaggaggaggaagtccCAGTGCCTGTGAAGCTTGCAGCCAAAAAACCTGTAGCTGTACCCGCCAAAAAACCAGTCGCTGTCCCAGCGAAGCAAGAGTCTGATGAGGAGGaagatgacgaggaggatgacgatGAAGAGGATGGTATGTAGGCTGCGCTTGGTGTGACAGGGCTGAGATGAGGAGCACATGGTTTGAATTGGCATGACTTGCTAAGAGGGTGCCAAAAGACTCCTTAACTTCACATTTTTAAAGGCAACTGCTTATTTGTCCCATTTAGGTCTAAACTAGTGTTTATAGGGCTGCAAGAGCTTAGTGATGGAGCGGTTAACATGTTACTAGTGGGTTTGGAGCACTTATTTCCTGTTGGCGCTTGCAGAGCTTCTTACCATTGGATGGTAGGACTTACGATATCATGGGTGGCACTTAGAGGCGCCCAGCCAAAATTGGTTTGTGCTAGGTATCATGGAGATGCATTAAGAGTTCTTTTTTTTAGAGCTCACAGGCTTAAATGAACAAGATGAGTTGACTGTCCCATTCCCCTCAAAGGGGATTGACGTGAAGTCTCCTTGGTATTGCACAAAATTGCAGCTTGTGTTCTAACATCTCTTATCACTTCAGACTCTGACGAGGAGGAGGCCATGGACATCACCCCAGTGCAAGTGAAAAAAGTAGCTCTAgtgaaggcagctgctgctgcaatagCCAAGGCAGATTCTGAAGAGGAGGATGATGAGGAggacgatgatgatgatgatgaagatgacGATGAGGAGGATGATGACGACGATGAAGAGGATGAGGGGGGAAGTGAGTTGAACGTAGCTGTGTATGAATTtgtgctgtgcagtagcacactGCTGTCTTCTAGAGCAGTTACCATTCGTGAGCAAGTTGTGTCGGAAGTCCTTGATTTGCATAAAACTGGAACTGATGAGAAGTGTTTGAAATGATGATGTGATGGAAATCACACATGAGCGTTTCTCAAGATAGTCAAGTACTGATCCAGTTTGAAAGACTGGTTGTTACTGGTGCCTTAAACCTTGGTTTTTATTTCAACATCTTCCTGTCTTTTCCTCTGTTCCATAGAGCCTGTGAAGGAAGCATCTGGGAAACGAAAGAAAGAAATGGCCAATCAAAAGAGTGCCCCAGAagtcaagaaaaagaaaacaactgaAGGTAGGTTAGAGAAGCAGCAGTCTGAAAAAGCTTCCTGAGTCTCCAGCTTAGCCTTTAAAGCACTTCTCAAGTGTGAAACCCTGCTGGATGGGGAGTTTGTGCAAAGGCTTTGACTGCTGGGGGGCTGTCAGCACAGGTGATGAGTACTAGGGACTTAATACTGAAGCCTGAtgtcaggtttttttaaaatctgatgtGCTGAAGTCTGGTGCAGTCAGTGAGTTACAACAGGGTTGCATTTAAGCCGTACAACTTTAGTGTGTgcgtgtttttatttattttttttatttttattttttttaagaaaatgctgAAGCTTTCTCCCTCTTCGTTGGAAATCTGGACCCCAACAAGGACCTGGAGGAACTGAAGACTGGCGTCAAGGATTTCTTTGGCAAGAAGAACCTAACAGTCTTGCAAGTCAGAATCGGCCCGTCCAAGTAAGTTCTCTGCTAAACCTCTGCCTGCTGATGTTTGGAGTGGTGAATATAAATTGCAGGTGTACTTGGTTAGCAGATGAACGTGTAATGAAAGAGGAATAGTTGGACAGCGTGCAAAACTGCCTGAGAAGGTGTGGTTGATCAAAGAGGTGGGGTTTCCCCTGCAACGCATGTTAATTTATTTGATTGTCACTGCCTCCTAGTCCCGTGGCTTTTCTCTAAGCATACCTGTCAGGCAGAGTAAAGAGCCCAAGTGAATTTAACCAGGGAAACGCAAAAAAAGTCACTCAAATTTTCGATTACCTTAAGGCAGTGGTGTCAAACATTCAGCCTGCAAAGCCGTTCAGTCTGGCTGGCTGGTAATCCTGTGAGTTATCAGAAGTTGGCGGTGTGGCCTGTTTGACATGCTCACATGGCAGCAAGCTTCCAGGCTGACTTTGGTGTCCAGCCACCGGGCCTTTGCTGCTACCTCAGTGTGCCCTCACCTTTCACCTACCCTGTGTTGCTGCCTCAGTACAGACCTACTACAGTTGTGTTTTCCCCCTCAGTGCTGAGCACTGGAGGGGAAGAGCCAGAGggcactgcttttttttaattcccttagGCAGGAGGTGGCCAACCCGTGGCACAGGCTACCTCCTGTATGGCACACGTGATATTGGGGAATTAGCACAGTGACAGAGAGGGTTGGGAGCAGACAGCAAAGTAGCAGGTCAGGCTTGGAGCAGAAAACAGGGTAACAGTGGGCAAGAGAAGGGGATTGTGGCACTTGAGGAAGGTGTGGAGCaaacttgtggcatgcctgccaaaaggttggcccccagtGCCATCAAGGAATGCTTTCTATCTCTTGTCTAGCAGCAGCTGTAAACTTTAATGGCTTCTGTGAAAGCTGCTTCCTGTGCTTAACTCTTCAACAGCAGTCCCTGCTGGGAATAGACTTCCATAATGTCCCTTGGTACAAAGTCAAAAGATCAGTGTAGATTTTAATGCCTCTCTCCTTTTCAGGCGGTTTGGCTACGTTGATTTTGCATCAGCTGATGACCTGGAGAAAGCTCTCAAGTTCAATGGGAAGAAGCTCATGGGCTTGGAAATAAAACTGGACAAAGCAAGGACTAAAGAAAACtataaagaaaacaagaaaggTAGGAAACCATTTTGGTTCTTTGAACCTTTGCAGTGGTCAGTGCAGTCAATTTTAC
Coding sequences:
- the NCL gene encoding nucleolin — protein: MVKLAKNAKNQVKQKKAAPAPLPPPKNVDDSEEEESSEEEESSSEEEVVVPQKKVVVKAAGTPGKKAAAAASPGKKPAPPAKKVATPPVKKAAAPAKGAKNGKNAKKEESEEEEDDDSEGDEEDSDESEEEEEVPVPVKLAAKKPVAVPAKKPVAVPAKQESDEEEDDEEDDDEEDDSDEEEAMDITPVQVKKVALVKAAAAAIAKADSEEEDDEEDDDDDDEDDDEEDDDDDEEDEGGKPVKEASGKRKKEMANQKSAPEVKKKKTTEENAEAFSLFVGNLDPNKDLEELKTGVKDFFGKKNLTVLQVRIGPSKRFGYVDFASADDLEKALKFNGKKLMGLEIKLDKARTKENYKENKKERDARTIFVKNLPYHVTQDEIKEVFENALEVRLVSGKGGTSKGIAYIEFKTEAEADKALEEKQGTEIDGRAIILDYTGEKSQQKTQKGGGGGGGGESKTLILNNLAYSATEEILQELFEKASSIRMPQNEQGRPRGFAFIEFPTVEDAKEALNSCNNTDIEGRQIRLEFTTPGGQKRDFGARGGYTQQSKTLFVKGLSEDTTEETLRESFEGSIKARIVTDRDTGSSKGFGFVDFGSPEEAKAAKEAMEDGEIDGNKVTLDFAKPKGDGQRGGGFGGGFGGRGGRGGRGGRGGFGGRGGGRGFGGRGGSFRGGRGGGGGDHKPQGKKIKFDD